A stretch of the Pseudomonas helvetica genome encodes the following:
- the phbB gene encoding acetoacetyl-CoA reductase has protein sequence MELRSRIAVVTGGMGGIGTAISQRLYKEGFKVIVGCSANSSRKDDWMATQLAAGYQFECVETDITDWESTRKAFEMVREHFGPIDVLVNNAGITRDASFRKLTPEDWNAVIGTNLNSLFNTSKQVIEGMLSKGWGRIINISSINGQRGQFGQTNYSAAKAGIHGFTMALAREVSGKGVTVNTVSPGYIQTDMTAAIRKDILDGMIAGIPVGRLGQPEEIASIVAWLASDESAYSTGADFSVNGGMNMQ, from the coding sequence ATGGAGTTGCGTAGTCGTATTGCGGTAGTAACAGGTGGTATGGGCGGCATTGGTACAGCCATCAGCCAACGTCTGTACAAGGAAGGCTTCAAAGTCATTGTCGGCTGCAGCGCCAACTCCAGCCGCAAGGATGACTGGATGGCAACACAGCTTGCAGCAGGCTATCAATTCGAATGCGTCGAAACCGATATCACCGATTGGGAATCGACCCGCAAGGCCTTTGAGATGGTGCGCGAACACTTCGGGCCGATCGACGTACTCGTCAACAATGCGGGCATTACTCGTGACGCGTCCTTCCGCAAGCTCACCCCGGAAGACTGGAACGCGGTGATCGGAACCAACCTGAACAGTTTGTTCAACACCTCCAAGCAAGTCATCGAAGGCATGCTCTCCAAGGGTTGGGGGCGGATCATCAACATCTCATCGATCAACGGCCAGCGTGGCCAGTTCGGTCAGACCAACTATTCGGCCGCCAAGGCTGGCATCCATGGTTTCACCATGGCACTGGCCCGGGAAGTTTCCGGCAAGGGCGTGACCGTCAACACCGTCTCCCCAGGCTACATCCAGACCGACATGACTGCGGCAATCCGCAAGGACATTCTGGACGGCATGATTGCCGGCATTCCGGTGGGTCGCCTTGGCCAACCCGAAGAGATCGCCTCGATCGTGGCCTGGCTGGCCTCCGATGAGTCCGCCTACAGCACCGGTGCCGACTTCTCGGTAAACGGCGGCATGAACATGCAGTAA
- a CDS encoding formyltransferase family protein gives MQMIEPCKDKVLLSVCTMDWCDHGVEFAKTVFSNLEVFCWDPGDPYPYHLDDWEGDWIISYRGDFIFPESIYKNARKGAINLHPAPPKYRGLGSQHYAIYYNDETYGSTCHHLAPSVDSGEIIHVARFNVAPAETASSLRLHVGAYCLQQFIHLLTDYILQGRSLPVSPERWGERLYKQSELKPWMEKIRAQEPDHRCFK, from the coding sequence ATGCAGATGATTGAGCCATGCAAGGACAAAGTCCTCCTTTCGGTGTGCACCATGGACTGGTGCGATCACGGAGTCGAGTTCGCCAAAACCGTGTTTTCCAACCTTGAAGTGTTCTGCTGGGATCCCGGCGATCCTTATCCCTATCACCTGGATGACTGGGAAGGCGATTGGATCATTTCCTATCGCGGCGACTTTATCTTCCCGGAAAGTATTTATAAGAACGCCCGCAAGGGCGCGATCAACTTGCACCCAGCCCCGCCTAAATACCGTGGGCTGGGCAGCCAGCACTATGCGATTTACTACAACGATGAAACCTACGGTTCGACTTGCCATCACCTGGCGCCTTCGGTCGACAGCGGGGAGATCATCCATGTCGCGCGCTTTAACGTTGCTCCGGCCGAGACAGCGTCTTCGCTCCGTTTGCATGTGGGCGCGTATTGCTTGCAGCAGTTTATTCATCTGCTCACCGATTACATCCTGCAAGGGCGGTCGTTGCCGGTTTCACCGGAGCGCTGGGGCGAACGGCTGTACAAGCAATCCGAGCTGAAACCCTGGATGGAAAAAATTCGCGCCCAGGAGCCCGATCATCGTTGCTTCAAATAA
- the phaC gene encoding class I poly(R)-hydroxyalkanoic acid synthase, translating into MDNNAHTFKTYWSGQVPFIASLAVQQLRLWVSTNPWFSGHEHSAWFELPRETLDSLQADYQVEWGQLGQKLLTGQSFSFDDRRFASGNWSEPLFGSLAAFYLLNSSFLLKLLDKLLIDDKKPRQRLRYLVEQAIAASAPSNFLVSNPDALQRAVETKGASLITGLQHLASDMNEGKMRQCDSGAFKVGVDLANTPGEIVFENHLFQLIQYYPQSETQYRHPVFVVPPSINKYYILDLRPDNSMVRHLLEKGHPVFLMSWRNFDEEHAGTTWDDLIEHGVIDALQVTREISGEQRLNCVGFCIGGTLLSTALAVLAARGDREIASVSLLTTFLDYLDTGPIDIFVDEELVAYRERTIGGMNGPIGLFRGEDMGNTFSLLRPNDLWWNYNVDKYLKGQKPIPLDLLFWNNDSTNLPGPMYCWYLRHTYLQNDLKSGELECCGVKLDLRAIDAPAYILATHDDHIVPWKSAYASTNLLSGTKRFVLGASGHIAGVINPPAKQKRHYWTNNRVTKNPETWFKNAEQQPGSWWNDWFNWLAGHSGERQPAVAHTGNDKYPPLEPAPGSYVKQ; encoded by the coding sequence ATGGACAACAACGCGCATACATTCAAGACCTATTGGTCAGGCCAGGTTCCGTTCATCGCATCCTTGGCAGTGCAACAATTGCGCCTATGGGTCAGCACTAATCCCTGGTTTTCCGGACATGAGCACAGCGCCTGGTTCGAGCTGCCTCGCGAAACGCTGGACAGCCTTCAAGCGGACTACCAGGTTGAATGGGGTCAACTCGGCCAAAAACTGCTGACCGGCCAATCCTTCAGCTTCGATGATCGACGTTTCGCCAGCGGCAACTGGAGCGAGCCACTGTTCGGCTCCCTCGCTGCGTTTTACCTGCTCAACTCCAGCTTTCTCCTGAAACTGCTCGACAAGCTGCTGATCGACGATAAGAAACCGCGCCAACGCCTGCGCTATCTGGTGGAGCAAGCCATTGCCGCCAGTGCGCCAAGCAATTTTCTGGTCAGTAACCCTGATGCGCTCCAGCGTGCGGTTGAGACAAAAGGTGCCAGCCTGATCACCGGTCTGCAGCATCTGGCCAGCGACATGAACGAAGGCAAAATGCGCCAGTGTGATAGCGGTGCCTTCAAGGTTGGCGTCGATCTGGCCAACACTCCGGGCGAAATCGTCTTCGAAAATCACCTCTTCCAGCTCATTCAGTACTACCCGCAAAGCGAGACCCAGTACCGACATCCGGTATTCGTCGTACCGCCGTCGATCAACAAGTACTACATTCTTGATCTGCGCCCGGACAACTCGATGGTCCGCCATCTGCTGGAAAAGGGACATCCCGTATTCCTGATGTCCTGGCGCAACTTTGATGAGGAACACGCGGGCACCACCTGGGATGACCTGATTGAGCATGGGGTCATCGACGCCCTGCAAGTGACCCGTGAGATCAGTGGCGAACAGCGACTCAATTGCGTGGGTTTCTGCATCGGCGGCACCCTGTTGAGCACGGCGCTGGCCGTACTGGCTGCACGCGGTGATCGAGAGATTGCCAGCGTGAGCCTGTTGACCACGTTCCTTGACTACCTGGATACCGGTCCCATCGACATTTTCGTCGACGAAGAGCTGGTGGCCTATCGAGAGCGCACCATCGGCGGCATGAATGGCCCTATCGGCCTGTTTCGTGGCGAGGACATGGGCAATACCTTCTCCCTGCTGCGCCCCAACGACTTGTGGTGGAACTACAACGTCGACAAATACCTCAAGGGTCAGAAGCCGATTCCACTTGATTTGCTGTTCTGGAATAACGACAGCACCAACCTTCCGGGCCCGATGTACTGCTGGTACCTGCGCCACACCTATCTGCAGAACGATTTGAAATCAGGTGAGCTTGAGTGCTGTGGGGTCAAACTGGATTTGCGTGCAATCGACGCTCCCGCCTACATCCTCGCCACCCATGACGATCACATCGTGCCCTGGAAAAGCGCCTACGCCAGTACCAACCTGCTCTCCGGGACCAAGCGCTTTGTACTGGGCGCTTCCGGGCATATCGCCGGTGTCATCAATCCACCCGCCAAGCAGAAGCGCCATTACTGGACCAACAATCGGGTCACGAAAAACCCGGAGACCTGGTTCAAGAATGCCGAGCAGCAACCCGGTAGCTGGTGGAACGATTGGTTCAACTGGCTGGCGGGACACTCCGGCGAGCGCCAACCCGCGGTTGCGCACACCGGGAATGACAAATACCCGCCTCTGGAGCCGGCGCCAGGCAGTTATGTAAAGCAATGA
- a CDS encoding acetyl-CoA C-acetyltransferase: MNEVVIVAATRTAIGSFQGALSAIPATELGAAVIRRLLEQTGIDAAQIDEVILGQVLTAGAGQNPARQTAIKAGLPHTTPALTLNKVCGSGLKAVHLAVQAIRCGDAELVIAGGQENMSLAPYVLPKARTGLRMGHAQLQDSMIQDGLWDAFNDYHMGITAENLAQKYEISREAQDAFAAASQQKAAAAIEGGRFQSEITPILIPQRKGEPLVFDTDEQPRIDSTAQALAKLKPAFQKDGSVTAGNASTLNDGAAVLLLASAAKAQALGLPVLARIKAYASAGVDPSIMGIGPVPATRLTLQKAGWNVEDLDLIEANEAFAAQALAVGKELGWDTSKVNVNGGAIALGHPIGASGARILVSLVHELIRRDGKKGLATLCIGGGQGVGLAIER, from the coding sequence ATGAACGAAGTCGTAATCGTTGCCGCTACTCGTACCGCCATCGGCAGTTTCCAGGGTGCTTTGTCTGCAATTCCCGCGACCGAACTGGGTGCCGCAGTGATTCGCCGCTTGCTGGAGCAGACGGGTATCGATGCTGCTCAAATTGATGAAGTGATCCTCGGCCAGGTACTCACTGCCGGCGCTGGGCAAAACCCGGCCCGCCAGACAGCGATCAAGGCCGGCTTGCCACACACCACGCCTGCCCTGACCTTGAACAAGGTCTGCGGCTCGGGTCTCAAGGCGGTCCATCTCGCCGTCCAGGCAATCCGTTGCGGCGACGCGGAACTGGTGATAGCTGGAGGTCAGGAAAACATGAGTCTGGCTCCCTACGTTCTGCCCAAGGCACGCACGGGTCTGCGCATGGGTCATGCGCAACTGCAAGACAGCATGATCCAGGATGGCCTGTGGGATGCCTTCAACGACTACCACATGGGTATCACCGCTGAGAATCTGGCGCAAAAGTACGAGATCTCTCGTGAAGCGCAGGATGCCTTCGCCGCCGCCTCGCAACAGAAGGCCGCCGCTGCCATTGAGGGCGGGCGATTCCAGAGCGAAATCACCCCGATCCTGATTCCTCAGCGTAAGGGCGAACCGCTGGTCTTCGACACTGACGAACAGCCGCGTATCGACAGTACTGCGCAAGCCTTGGCCAAACTCAAACCGGCATTCCAGAAAGACGGCAGCGTGACCGCCGGCAATGCTTCGACCCTCAACGATGGCGCCGCCGTACTGTTGCTGGCCAGCGCCGCTAAAGCACAAGCGCTGGGCCTTCCGGTACTGGCACGGATCAAAGCCTATGCCAGCGCCGGTGTGGACCCGTCGATCATGGGCATCGGCCCGGTCCCGGCTACGCGTCTGACCCTGCAAAAGGCTGGCTGGAACGTCGAGGACCTGGACCTGATCGAAGCCAATGAAGCCTTCGCCGCCCAGGCGCTGGCGGTTGGCAAAGAGTTGGGTTGGGACACCAGCAAGGTCAACGTCAACGGCGGCGCGATCGCCCTTGGCCATCCGATCGGCGCGTCAGGGGCACGGATTCTGGTGTCGCTGGTGCACGAACTGATCCGTCGCGACGGCAAGAAGGGTCTGGCCACTTTGTGCATCGGTGGCGGACAAGGCGTCGGCCTGGCTATCGAGCGCTAA
- a CDS encoding LysE family translocator has translation MFDLSSFGAALAVYVIGTASPGPGNLAIANTSLNFGRTPGLALAAGVISGSLCWGAMTAAGVSALLLSYTQILVWLKVLGACYLFFLAYKSIRGALAHNATTVARARSKQTRNIGYYLQGLGIHLTNPKAALTWFTVTTVGLSANAPAWASFVLVAGCAVLGFLIFSTYALAFSAHSAEPFFTRTRKSFGMICAAFYSIVAIGFISSLF, from the coding sequence ATGTTTGATCTTTCGAGCTTCGGAGCCGCGCTGGCGGTCTATGTCATCGGCACCGCCAGCCCCGGTCCGGGTAACCTGGCGATTGCCAATACCTCCCTGAACTTTGGGCGTACGCCTGGGCTGGCGTTGGCGGCGGGGGTCATTTCCGGTTCGCTGTGCTGGGGGGCAATGACCGCGGCTGGGGTATCGGCGTTGCTGCTTTCCTACACGCAGATTCTGGTCTGGCTGAAAGTCCTTGGCGCCTGCTATTTGTTCTTTCTGGCCTACAAGTCGATTCGCGGTGCACTGGCACACAATGCCACCACGGTTGCTCGAGCTCGCTCCAAACAGACCAGGAACATTGGGTATTATTTACAAGGACTGGGTATTCACCTCACCAACCCAAAAGCCGCCTTGACCTGGTTCACCGTGACCACGGTCGGGCTTAGCGCGAATGCACCCGCCTGGGCCAGTTTTGTCCTGGTGGCCGGTTGTGCCGTACTCGGGTTCCTGATCTTCAGTACTTACGCGTTGGCGTTTTCAGCCCATTCGGCTGAACCGTTTTTCACTCGAACGCGAAAATCGTTCGGGATGATCTGCGCAGCCTTCTATTCGATCGTCGCGATTGGGTTTATCAGCTCGTTGTTTTAA